One Fundidesulfovibrio terrae genomic window carries:
- a CDS encoding tyrosine-type recombinase/integrase produces MLLGSNGKTSTSRPIPSGYQKLKMELLSWWETRPHKSSFFVLTVVGDHRFENQYEGQPYTNRQHFMKKLCEKAGVKPFGFHAIRHLTASTLYRAGRPQAEIQAILRHSSPTTTNRYLHSLGMENVRTGLDEVMSSRGPGRVIEFKPRVAHE; encoded by the coding sequence ATGTTGTTAGGCTCAAATGGGAAGACATCGACTTCAAGGCCAATACCATCCGGCTATCAAAAGCTTAAAATGGAACTCCTGAGTTGGTGGGAGACGAGACCACACAAATCAAGTTTCTTTGTATTGACAGTGGTAGGCGACCACAGGTTTGAGAATCAGTATGAAGGTCAACCGTACACCAACAGACAGCACTTCATGAAGAAGCTCTGTGAAAAAGCTGGTGTCAAACCTTTTGGCTTCCATGCCATAAGACATCTGACGGCAAGCACCCTCTACAGGGCTGGAAGGCCACAGGCTGAAATTCAGGCAATCCTCAGGCACTCAAGCCCTACCACCACCAACAGGTATTTACACAGTCTAGGGATGGAGAACGTGAGAACTGGGCTTGATGAGGTTATGAGTAGTCGTGGCCCTGGCAGGGTGATTGAGTTTAAGCCCAGGGTTGCCCATGAGTAG